A region from the Thermanaeromonas toyohensis ToBE genome encodes:
- a CDS encoding UbiA-like polyprenyltransferase codes for MGYPQAFLRKLGIFLEMIKFEHTIFALPFAYLGAWLAAGGVPTPHHLFWITLAMVGARTAAMSLNRLIDRHIDALNPRTANRAIPRGLISIAEVWIYTLFSFGLLFISAWQLNELCVKLLPLAVFILVIYSYTKRWTWACHFVLGLADSLAPMGAWVAVRASFDLPAWVLGIGMGLWVAGFDIIYACQDYDFDRKYGIHSIPARFGKEKGLLIAKILHAASLGFLASLGFLLQLGILYFVGVVVAGLILIHEHRLVSPEDLSRLDMAFLQMNGYLSVLMFIFTALDLGIGIRF; via the coding sequence CTTTGCTTATTTAGGTGCGTGGCTAGCAGCAGGAGGGGTACCTACTCCTCACCATCTATTCTGGATCACCCTGGCCATGGTCGGCGCCCGGACGGCTGCCATGTCCTTAAACCGTTTGATAGACAGGCATATCGATGCCTTAAATCCTAGGACGGCCAACCGGGCTATACCCCGGGGGTTGATTTCTATTGCGGAGGTGTGGATTTATACCCTTTTTTCCTTTGGGCTTCTCTTTATCTCTGCTTGGCAGTTAAACGAGCTCTGCGTAAAGCTTTTACCCTTAGCCGTTTTTATCCTGGTAATCTACTCCTACACTAAGCGCTGGACCTGGGCCTGCCACTTCGTACTCGGCCTGGCCGATTCTCTTGCACCCATGGGTGCCTGGGTCGCGGTAAGGGCTAGTTTTGATCTTCCAGCCTGGGTCTTGGGCATAGGAATGGGTTTGTGGGTAGCTGGCTTCGACATTATCTATGCCTGCCAGGATTATGACTTCGACCGGAAGTATGGAATACATTCTATTCCTGCCCGGTTTGGCAAGGAGAAGGGACTACTGATAGCCAAGATTCTGCACGCTGCCTCTTTGGGGTTCTTGGCCAGCCTGGGCTTCCTTCTGCAACTAGGTATCCTTTATTTTGTAGGGGTTGTTGTAGCCGGCCTAATTTTAATTCACGAACATCGTCTGGTATCACCAGAAGACCTTTCCCGACTAGATATGGCTTTTTTACAAATGAACGGGTATTTAAGCGTTCTTATGTTTATTTTTACAGCCCTAGATTTAGGCATAGGAATAAGATTTTAA